Proteins co-encoded in one Capsicum annuum cultivar UCD-10X-F1 chromosome 9, UCD10Xv1.1, whole genome shotgun sequence genomic window:
- the LOC107842371 gene encoding early nodulin-like protein 2, which produces MVMALQKHIVLLFLTCLFTSSYSYQFMIGGKDGWIPNPSENYNTWSQRMRFQINDSVLFKYKQGADSVLEVSKNDYDKCNTANPIKKMEDGNSVFTFDRSGPFYFISGNKDNCDKGQKLQIIVISVRKPPTTTPPAPQTPTPVAAPPSNGPSSPTTPSPSGGSTTPPPKSSTPPASSPGAAPPTGSSTPSASAPSGAPVSTTPAGITPASSPTPAGSNVSPPSPATGGSITPAGGPSGSISPTAGGKSGSMSPAGGGPSAGTLPPAGGPSAGTLPPAGGPSTGALSPASGPSAGALAPGVGGPSVGAPGSIAGGPGGNTPADINSPAGAPETPNSFAVKAFTPSIVFMSAAALVLTVALGEFIM; this is translated from the exons ATGGTCATGGCTTTGCAGAAACACATAGTGTTACTTTTTTTGACTTGTTTGTTTACATCTTCATATTCTTATCAATTTATGATTGGTGGCAAAGATGGTTGGATTCCTAACCCTTCTGAAAATTACAATACTTGGTCTCAACGTATGAGATTCCAAATCAATGACTCTGTTT tgttcaagtataaacaaggtGCAGATTCAGTGTTGGAAGTGAGTAAAAATGATTATGATAAGTGCAACACAGCCAATCCAATCAAGAAAATGGAGGATGGAAATTCCGTTTTCACATTTGATCGTTCTGGTCCTTTTTACTTCATTAGTGGCAACAAAGATAATTGTGACAAAGGACAAAAGTTGCAAATCATTGTAATCTCTGTTAGGAAACCTCCTACTACTACTCCACCAGCACCACAAACTCCGACACCCGTGGCTGCTCCGCCTAGTAATGGACCATCTTCACCTACTACACCATCTCCTTCTGGAG GTTCTACTACTCCACCACCCAaatcttctactcctcctgcATCCTCTCCGGGCGCTGCTCCGCCTACCGGATCATCCACACCAAGTGCATCAGCACCCAGTGGGGCACCAGTATCTACTACTCCAGCAG GTATAACACCAGCCTCATCCCCGACGCCTGCCGGTTCAAACGTATCTCCTCCATCTCCTGCTACCGGAGGATCCATAACTCCGGCAGGCGGTCCATCAGGAAGTATTTCACCGACGGCAGGCGGTAAATCTGGTAGCATGTCACCAGCAGGAGGAGGACCATCTGCAGGTACATTACCACCAGCTGGCGGACCATCTGCAGGTACATTACCACCAGCTGGCGGACCGTCTACAGGTGCGTTATCACCTGCAAGTGGGCCGTCTGCAGGTGCATTAGCACCGGGGGTAGGAGGACCATCGGTGGGAGCACCAGGAAGTATTGCTGGTGGTCCAGGCGGCAATACTCCGGCGGACATTAATTCACCAGCAGGCGCACCAGAAACTCCAAATTCATTTGCAGTAAAGGCTTTTACTCCATCAATTGTCTTTATGTCAGCCGCTGCGCTAGTTTTGACCGTGGCTTTGGGAGAATTTATTATGTAG